In Electrophorus electricus isolate fEleEle1 chromosome 1, fEleEle1.pri, whole genome shotgun sequence, a single window of DNA contains:
- the cacng1b gene encoding voltage-dependent calcium channel gamma-1 subunit: MLEDKKTKVKITFLIILVGVSSMLAAVVTDHWAVLSPRVERLNTTCEAAHFGLWRLCKKSIFIMEEDPQGKGCGPISLPGVKNCSYFKHFTSGEEAEVFEVKTQKEYNISAAAIAIFSLAFMTLGSLCLLGAFGKGRDYLLRPAGMFFAFAGLCTVISVEVMRQSVKRMIDSDETIWIEYYYSWSFACACAAFILLFLSGISLLVISMPHMPRNPWETCMDAEPEPAD; the protein is encoded by the exons ATGCTGGAGGACAAGAAAACCAAGGTGAAGATCACCTTTCTGATCATCCTGGTGGGTGTCTCGTCCATGCTGGCGGCTGTGGTGACGGACCACTGGGCGGTGCTGAGCCCCAGGGTGGAGAGGCTCAACACCACCTGCGAGGCGGCACACTTTGGGCTCTGGAGGCTCTGTAAGAAGAGCATCTTCATCATGGAGGAAGACCCTCAAGGCAAGGGCTGTGGCCCCATCAGCCTTCCTGGGG TCAAGAACTGCTCCTACTTCAAACACTTCACGTCAGGGGAGGAGGCCGAAGTCTTCGAAGTCAAGACTCAGAAGG agTACAACATCTCAGCAGCTGCCATAGCCATCTTTAGCCTGGCCTTCATGACCTTGGGGAGCCTGTGTCTCTTGGGGGCCTTTGGGAAAGGAAGAGACTACCTGCTGAGACCTGCCGGAATGTTCTTCGCCTTCGCAG GCCTCTGCACGGTTATTTCAGTGGAGGTCATGAGGCAGTCGGTCAAGCGCATGATCGACAGCGACGAAACCATCTGGATCGAGTACTACTACTCATGGTCCTTCGCTTGCGCCTGCGCTGCCTTCatccttctcttcctcagtgGAATCAGCCTGCTCGTCATCTCCATGCCTCACATGCCACGGAACCCGTGGGAGACCTGCATGGATGCCGAACCCGAGCCGGCTGACTAG
- the cacng4b gene encoding calcium channel, voltage-dependent, gamma subunit 4b isoform X2 codes for MAWCDRAVQMLLATVGAFVAFSLMTIAVGTDYWLYSRAYICNATNITTDEIQSQPKKTRGDLTHSGLWRICCIEGLNKGSCYRINHFPDDNDYDTDSSEYLLRLSNIIGIIVYISSNAGDPSDKRDEDKKNQYNYGWSFYFGALSFILAEAVAVLAVNLYIERNKEVRFKAQREFVKSASSSSPYSRMPSFRYRRRRSRSSSRSTEASRSASPLGMKVGGSGAPGEINMYTLTRDPLKSGTDSSYSPEHDPGFLQVHNCFPKDVNDSINRRTTPV; via the exons ATGGCTTGGTGTGACCGTGCGGTTCAAATGCTGCTGGCCACCGTGGGGGCTTTTGTGGCGTTTAGCCTCATGACCATCGCTGTCGGAACAGACTACTGGCTATATTCCCGGGCTTACATTTGCAATGCGACCAACATCACAACAGATGAGATTCAGTCACAACCCAAGAAAACTCGAGGCGATCTTACGCACTCCGGGCTCTGGAGAATCTGCTGTATAGAAG GCCTCAACAAAGGGAGCTGTTACCGTATCAATCACTTTCCAGATGACAATGACTATGACACCGACAGCTCAGAGTACCTCTTAC GTCTGAGCAACATCATCGGCATAATCGTCTACATCTCGAGCAATGCTGGTGACCCCAGCGACAAGCGTGACGAGGACAAGAAGAACCAGTACAACTATGGCTGGTCCTTCTACTTCGGCGCGCTCTCCTTCATCCTGGCGGAGGCTGTGGCCGTGCTGGCTGTAAACCTCTACATCGAGCGGAACAAGGAGGTACGCTTCAAGGCGCAGCGGGAATTCGTCAAGTCGGCCTCGTCCTCATCACCGTATTCGCGCATGCCCAGCTTCCGCTATCGGCGGCGTCGCTCACGCTCCAGCTCGCGCTCCACGGAGGCATCGCGCTCCGCCTCCCCGCTCGGCATGAAGGTAGGGGGCTCCGGGGCCCCGGGTGAGATCAACATGTACACGCTGACCAGGGACCCACTCAAGTCGGGGACGGACAGCTCCTACAGCCCAGAGCACGACCCTGGCTTCCTGCAGGTGCACAACTGCTTCCCCAAGGATGTGAATGACAGCATCAACAGGAGGACAACACCAGTATGA
- the cacng4b gene encoding calcium channel, voltage-dependent, gamma subunit 4b isoform X1: MAWCDRAVQMLLATVGAFVAFSLMTIAVGTDYWLYSRAYICNATNITTDEIQSQPKKTRGDLTHSGLWRICCIEGLNKGSCYRINHFPDDNDYDTDSSEYLLRIVRASSMFPILSTILLLLGGLCVGVARLYNKRNTILLSAGIMFVAAGLSNIIGIIVYISSNAGDPSDKRDEDKKNQYNYGWSFYFGALSFILAEAVAVLAVNLYIERNKEVRFKAQREFVKSASSSSPYSRMPSFRYRRRRSRSSSRSTEASRSASPLGMKVGGSGAPGEINMYTLTRDPLKSGTDSSYSPEHDPGFLQVHNCFPKDVNDSINRRTTPV; this comes from the exons ATGGCTTGGTGTGACCGTGCGGTTCAAATGCTGCTGGCCACCGTGGGGGCTTTTGTGGCGTTTAGCCTCATGACCATCGCTGTCGGAACAGACTACTGGCTATATTCCCGGGCTTACATTTGCAATGCGACCAACATCACAACAGATGAGATTCAGTCACAACCCAAGAAAACTCGAGGCGATCTTACGCACTCCGGGCTCTGGAGAATCTGCTGTATAGAAG GCCTCAACAAAGGGAGCTGTTACCGTATCAATCACTTTCCAGATGACAATGACTATGACACCGACAGCTCAGAGTACCTCTTAC GGATCGTTCGAGCCTCCAGTATGTTCCCCATCCTCAGTACAATTCTGCTTCTGctgggggggctgtgtgtgggcgtggcacGCCTCTACAACAAGAGGAACACCATTCTACTCAGCGCAGGCATCATGTTCGTGGCAGCAG GTCTGAGCAACATCATCGGCATAATCGTCTACATCTCGAGCAATGCTGGTGACCCCAGCGACAAGCGTGACGAGGACAAGAAGAACCAGTACAACTATGGCTGGTCCTTCTACTTCGGCGCGCTCTCCTTCATCCTGGCGGAGGCTGTGGCCGTGCTGGCTGTAAACCTCTACATCGAGCGGAACAAGGAGGTACGCTTCAAGGCGCAGCGGGAATTCGTCAAGTCGGCCTCGTCCTCATCACCGTATTCGCGCATGCCCAGCTTCCGCTATCGGCGGCGTCGCTCACGCTCCAGCTCGCGCTCCACGGAGGCATCGCGCTCCGCCTCCCCGCTCGGCATGAAGGTAGGGGGCTCCGGGGCCCCGGGTGAGATCAACATGTACACGCTGACCAGGGACCCACTCAAGTCGGGGACGGACAGCTCCTACAGCCCAGAGCACGACCCTGGCTTCCTGCAGGTGCACAACTGCTTCCCCAAGGATGTGAATGACAGCATCAACAGGAGGACAACACCAGTATGA
- the aimp2 gene encoding aminoacyl tRNA synthase complex-interacting multifunctional protein 2, translating into MPMYQLKPICGSDIKIDLPACMYKLPNIHAQQGSGCAEHALQNGDVDPALKALEARQDEILRKLYDLKAAVDGLAKTVTTPDADLDATTLPQSPTGSPFTGTADLDALLGKDVGALRDIVVNANPANPPFSLLVLHGLLCRRYRVLSSVYVHSSVTSVPPQLLSCLGQPPADSYTRDRFQLGFTLIWKDVPTLQMKFSTPSMCPIEGEANVARFLFRLLGAEPRDPVAATRADCWVDVGIIQLAEGSAKERAAAVRALNAALGCSPWLLGSELSLADIVCACSLLWAGQADAAPANVKRWLQACRNLGHFDCVYTLLQ; encoded by the exons ATGCCCATGTACCAGTTAAAGCCAATATGTGGGAGTGACATAAAGATTGATTTGCCAGCGTGCATGTACAAGCTACCGAATATCCACGCGCAGCAGGGAAGCGGCTGCGCCGAACATGCGTTGCAG AACGGAGACGTAGATCCCGCTCTTAAAGCTCTGGAAGCTCGTCAGGATGAGATCTTGCGCAAGCTTTACGACCTGAAAGCAGCAGTGGATGGCCTGGCCAAGACAGTCACCACTCCAGATGCAGACCTGGATGCTACCACCCTGCCACAGAGCCCCACGGGCTCCCCGTTCACAGGCACGGCTGATCTGGATGCCCTGCTCGGCAAG GATGTGGGCGCCCTGAGGGACATCGTGGTGAACGCCAACCCAGCCAATCCGCCGTTCTCGCTGCTGGTACTGCACGGGTTGCTGTGTCGACGCTACCGCGTGCTGTCCTCCGTGTATGTGCACTCAAGCGTGACCAGTGTGCCCCCACAGTTGCTCTCGTGCCTGGGCCAGCCGCCCGCCGACAGCTACACACGGGACCGCTTCCAGCTGGGCTTCACGCTCATATGGAAAGACG TGCCAACGCTTCAGATGAAGTTCAGCACCCCGAGCATGTGTCCCATCGAGGGCGAGGCTAACGTGGCCCGCTTCCTCTTCCGCCTGCTGGGCGCCGAGCCCCGTGACCCCGTGGCAGCCACGCGGGCCGACTGCTGGGTGGACGTGGGCATCATCCAGCTGGCCGAGGGCAGCGCCAAGGAGCGGGCGGCGGCGGTGCGCGCGCTGAACGCCGCCCTCGGCTGCTCGCCCTGGCTGCTGGGCAGCGAGCTCTCGCTGGCCGACATCGTGTGCGCATGCAGCCTGCTGTGGGCCGGCCAGGCCGACGCCGCACCTGCCAACGTGAAGCGCTGGCTCCAGGCCTGCCGAAACCTGGGCCACTTCGACTGCGTCTACACGCTTCTGCAGTGA